DNA sequence from the Amycolatopsis sp. Hca4 genome:
CGACCGGCCGGCGGCCAGCCGCGGCAGCCAGCGGGTGCGCTGGTCCGGCGTCCCGTGGTGGACGATCGCCTGGCCGGCGATGCCGTTGTTGGTGCCGAAGAGGGACCGGAAGGCCGGTGTCGTCCAGCCGAGTTCGATCGCGAGCCGGACGTCCTCGGCCATGCCGAGCCCGAGCCCGCCGTACTCCTCCGGCAGCGCCCAGCCGAACAACCCGAGCTCGGCGGCCTTTTCCCGGAGTTCGGCGGGGATTTCGTCCCGTGCGTCGATCTCGGCCTCGCGCGGCACGACCTCCTTGCGCACGAACTCCCGCACCGCGCCGAGAACCTGCTCGAAAACGTCCGCGTCCATGGGCGGCACGGTACCCGGATCTCCGCCCCCGAGGGCACGCCCGGACGCGGTAGCTTGGGCCGATGCGCAAGCCGATCACCGTTGTCGCCGCCGCCACGCTCGCCGCGGTCCTGCTGCCCGCCACCGCCTCGGCCACGCCCGGCAGCGGCGTCGCCGGCACGATCCTGGCCCAGAAGACCATCGGGCAGACGGATTACACGCTCCGCGAGATCACGATCCAGCCGGGGGGTTACACGGGCTGGCACTTCCACGACGGGACGTTGTACGCGTACGTGAAGGCGGGGACGCTGACGCACAACCTGGCCGACTGCAGTGTCGACGGGGTCTTCGGGGCTGGGCGCGCGTTCACCGAGAAGCCGGACCAGGTGCACATCGGCCGGAACCTCGGGGTGACGCCGCTGGTGCTGGAGGTGCTGTACGTGCTGCCGAAGGGGAGCCCGCTTTCGGAGGACGCCCCGAACCCGGGCTGCGGCTTCTAGCTCGCCAGCCACCCGGCGGCGTCCAGCCGGTACGCCGCCGGCCCCACGACCGCGCGCAAATCGTTCTCCAGTGCGGCAATCCGCTCCGGCCCGACCACCCGCGCCCACTCCGCGCGCAGCTCGTCGAAGATCTCCGCCGACTTCCGCAGCGCGTCGACGCCGTGCTCCGTCAGCCGGACGATCTTGCGGCGTGCGTCCGCCGGGTCGTCCGCGCGCTCGGCGTACCCCAGCGACTCCAGGCGCTCGACCGTCTTCCCCGCCGCCTGCTTGGACACGCCCAAGCGGCGGCCGATCTCCGAGGCCGTCGCTCCCTGGACGCCGACCGCCTGCATCGCGAAGCCGTACGACGGCCGGACGTGCGGGTGGCCTCGGCGGGCGAGCTCGGCGTGGAGGCGGTCGATGAGCGTGCGGAAGCCGCCGAAGAGCAGGAAGGGCAGCTCGTACCCCGGCGTGTCGGTCATGGCGCCTTGCCAAACTCGACAACCAGGTTTACGGTTTCGACAACCACGTTGTCGATCCTACGTCTGGAGACGCCTTGTTCGCCGATCACACCCCGGAGTCTGCACCCCCCGCCGCCCGTCCCGCGATGGCGGCCACCGCGAAGAAGTTCGGGCGGGTTCCGGCCGCCGTCGCGCGGCTGGCGACGTCACCGGAACTGCTGAACGGATTCCTCAAGCTCAGCGCGATCTTCGAGGCCACCACCCTGACCGCGCTGGAACGCGAAGTGCTGATCATGACCGTGGCCGCGCGCAACGAGTGCCACCTCTGCGTGGCCATGCACACGGCCACGCTGGCCCGCCTGGACGCGCCGGCGGAACTGGTGGCGGCGCTGCGGGCGAAAGCCCCGCTGCCGGAGCCGCGGCTGGAGGCGCTGCGCGTCTTCGTCCACGCGGTGATGGACACCCGCGGCGAGGCGCCGCCCGAAGCGCTGGAGGCGTTCACCGGCGCCGGCTTCAGCCAGCGCAATGCCTTGGAGGTGGTGCTGGGAATCGGGACGTACACGCTGTCGACGTACGCGAACCGGCTCACCCGCGCCCCGCTCGACGACGTCTTCGCCGAGCACGCCTGGCACGCGGCCTGAGGCCGTGGGGCCGCCGCGAAGGCGGCCCCACGGCCGGGAACTCAGCCCTTCGCCAAGGTGACGACGGTGGTGTTGTCGACCGAGACGTTGGTGTTGTAGTTCGGGTCGAGCGCGGTCGCCTGGGTGACGACCTCGGCCTGGCCCTTCTGGAACGGCGTGGTGCCCGTCGGCACCACGGTCGCCTGCCACGGCACCGCCGCGCCCGGCGTGCACGCCACCTGCGCCGAGTAGTTGCCGCGGATGATGACGTTGCGCTTGACCTGCGTCGCGGTCCCGCTCAGGGTGACCGCGGCCGGGCCGGTGCACTCGACGGTTCCGTGCAGGTACGCGTTGCCGTTGAGCGTGCTCGCGGTGCCGTCGGTGGCCACCTTGAGCCCGATCCCGAGTTCCGCCGGCGCCGGCGGGTTCGCGATGTGCACCTCACCGCGCGCGGCAGCCGTGCCGCCTTCGCAGTGCTGCTCGTAGGTGGCGTCGAGCGTCTGGACGTACCCGTGCGGCCCGAAGACGACGTTCTGGACGGTGAACGTCCCGGTCGAGGTGTTGCACCCCCGGCCGTTGCCGCTCAGGTCCAGCCCCGGCGCGTTCGCACCCTGGAACGGCCACCGGGTCGCCCCGTCGTAGGTGCCGGCGGTCAGGCCCGTGCCGCTGGGTGCGGCCAGGTCGAGCGACCACCAGTCGCTGTTGAAGCCGCTGACGCTGACGGCGATGTGGTTGTGGTCCTCGGTCGCGTTGACCGTGAGCCGGTCCTTGGCGTCCGTGGAGTAGGCGTAGGTGCCGCCTCCGCTGATCCAGTCGCCCGGATCACCGCTGAACGACAGCGATCCGGAGGCGACGGCCTGCGCCTGCGCCGGCACCGTCCCCACGAGCAAGGCGAACACG
Encoded proteins:
- a CDS encoding cupin domain-containing protein, producing the protein MRKPITVVAAATLAAVLLPATASATPGSGVAGTILAQKTIGQTDYTLREITIQPGGYTGWHFHDGTLYAYVKAGTLTHNLADCSVDGVFGAGRAFTEKPDQVHIGRNLGVTPLVLEVLYVLPKGSPLSEDAPNPGCGF
- a CDS encoding MarR family winged helix-turn-helix transcriptional regulator codes for the protein MTDTPGYELPFLLFGGFRTLIDRLHAELARRGHPHVRPSYGFAMQAVGVQGATASEIGRRLGVSKQAAGKTVERLESLGYAERADDPADARRKIVRLTEHGVDALRKSAEIFDELRAEWARVVGPERIAALENDLRAVVGPAAYRLDAAGWLAS
- a CDS encoding carboxymuconolactone decarboxylase family protein; protein product: MAATAKKFGRVPAAVARLATSPELLNGFLKLSAIFEATTLTALEREVLIMTVAARNECHLCVAMHTATLARLDAPAELVAALRAKAPLPEPRLEALRVFVHAVMDTRGEAPPEALEAFTGAGFSQRNALEVVLGIGTYTLSTYANRLTRAPLDDVFAEHAWHAA